ctaaatagtTTCGTGAATGCTGATAAAATATACATTTGCTTAATATTTCGTCCCGAAGTTCCATACTTCCATCAGTACCAAACTTAAAGCCTCCTATTTTCCTGATATTTCAATCATTGGCTACCTTGGATTTAATTAGCTTGCCGTGGGAACCAGTTTGTAGTTTTCTTGCAATGTTTGTTGCTTGAAATatttatgagttttgtttgaGTAATGAATGACGAAAATGTCACTATTTAGAGAATTAATTGAACTATACCTAACTCGAATGTAAAATATTATGACGGTCAAGACCTcgtcctttctttctttccattGCGTTTGAGAGGGTGTAGCGGGGAATTACTGTGATCGATGAATGCCTCTCCCCTCATCCCACCTAACTCGCACACTTGACAAACAAACCCGAAACAGAATATCCTCTATCCATGGATTGGCTGGTGATAGAAGATATGCAGGCTGTATGGCCGTCTGGTTTggttcaaaataattattagtctcttattctttctttatatttgtaaattaatCTCAAAAACTGATCAAACACAAGTTGCACTAGatgtaaaacagtttttttccgaataattttacataatattcaaaaaaaaaaagaatgtaaaatattCGCATTATCTGTCCCAAAGGCTTGGTTcaatatttttgcttttgttttgtaagattcaaaattttcgaTGGAGAAACATTTTATCCATTTAGAATcctttaccaaaaataaaatccaaattagAGATACCtaacaatatatttgatttcgtttatgtaaatttctatttttccaGTTTCACTGTTTCGATTCCCTTTATAATGTGTTTATCACAGAATATAACCGGTCCATTCCAAATTTGGGGATTTTCAAACTGTTCGTAAAGTGGTACCTGCTTTTCGAATATCTTCGAGCAGAATCTTGGTGGTTTTGATGGTAATCCCACGGATTATCCAAGAAACCGGTGGCAGATTAAGAAGAGGAGAAGGCTTAAAGATCTGCTCCATGGTCACCTTGGACCCAACCTTTCCTTGTCCACCACTACATCTTTTGTATTCTTCTCGACTTTTCGGCAACCTTGACTTGCACAAGCGTTCCTGATCTACAAAGTCTGGCACCACTTTCCAGCTACCCTCCAACACTTTCAAAAACATCATATTCTTTGTCCTATATTTTGCCTAAGCAAGAGAAAGCCAAACACAAATTAATTTACCCTAAACTGGACAAAATtaccaatttatttttaagagatATACAAAGACTTTTACTGTGAGATTCTTATGATTTTCATCGATAACTAGATGTATCGGGATTGCTCTGGATATGAAAAGGAAGTTCCAGTACAAATCTTTTTCCATCTCCGTGGTCTGCCTCGGtccatttttcttcaaaacttttcttgatttgttttccttcaTAGGGGAAAAACCCACACTCCCAATCATTTCTGTATAGTCAATACTCAATTTGAAACATTActcaatgaaaagaaagaaaaaaacaccaGACGTTGGCGCCCGGCCTTGTCCTTTTTGAAGACTGGATAGTTGTTTGGATTAGTGAACATCTCGTAGACTCCTTCAGGAGGTAATCCCAGTTTAAATTCTATGTTCATATGGCAAAGaccattttttgttgtcaccttcaaacataaaaaatgtaatgaattaagatatgttttcaaaaacaaaactctagCAATTCTTCTTAAAGGCAAAACAAATCTAATGAGACTTTGTTTGTTGGTCTGGTCTTACCTTCACCTTAGCAGGAGCATCATACCATGGATGCTTTTCCTCTGCAGCTCTCCAaatttctccttctctcctcACTTCATCTAAGTCGTAATATTTAGTATCTACCGCCCACACAGCTTCAGATTTAGGGCTTTTGGACTCGGCCTACAACAAAAAACAGTATTCTATATTGATTTTACTTACTCGGTTTCCCTGATTAATGGACTTGCAACTGACCTCAGGAGGCTCTTCAACATTCTGATTGATCCAGCTACCAAATCCAGGAAGCACACTCATTTTGTATAATCGTTTAGTCCATAAACGATACTACCCTAATTAGAGCCAGGCAAGAGAAAATGACGATCCAACTAAGGTAAAAGCTTGATTTAGATTTAGACAATATACAATAGGAAATagaaactgaaagaaaacGCACGTAAAAATGTTTATGATTTACGTACAAGGCAAAACAAAGTGGACGGCTCGATTTTCATGAGTTGTTGACGTACATGCAACATCTACATGAATCCTAACTCATCCTCTTGTCCCTTCGTTTCAATCCTTTGATGTATATAGTTCGCTTTAATTTACAACCACAACAAtttttcacaagaaaaaataagaaaatacttttttcaCAGTTGACAAGATTTGAACGTTCTGTTCCTATATAAAGTTGAGGCATTAGTATATACTCACAAAAGAATCTATTATGCATgcataataattaattaacttctaaatattttgggtAGACTTGCTTAAATTCTTGGGTTTTTTACCAATTAGTATTCCGATGTTCGGAATTATATAAAgtgattctttctttcttcttgacaGAACgtgaaattgtttttacaGTATTCCAATATTTGAGGTTAATGTTTGTATAAAAATGGTATAACTAGCAAATATCGGATTGGAAAGAGTTTCAAACGCTTCTGATAACGGCGGCCTGAATTTGAAGATCTTCGATTAGAGCCTTGGTGGTCTTGACGGTGGCCCTACGGATGTACCAAGAAAGTGGTGGCAGGTTAAGATAAGAAGAAGGCTGAAAATACTGGTCCAATGTCACTCTCGAGCCAATCAATCCTTTTCCACCGGTACATTGTCTATATTCTTCTCGATTCTTTGGGAGCCTCGGCTTGCAAAAGCGCATGTTATCTACGTACCATGGCTCTATTTGCCACTTACCATAGAACGTTTTCATGAACATCACGTTCTTTTTAGGAATCATATATAGTGTCTGTCCACAGTAagcaacataaacaaaattaaaaaaaaaattatacttgaTATGCGCATAAATATCTttagaaacttttatttttgtggtatatatagagaaaaattCTTACGCTGAAATCTTTCCGGCTCTCATTGAAAGTTAGATGTACCGGGATAGATCCAGACCACCAAAGGAACCTCCAGGGAGCAGCTTTTTCCACCCTCACGTGCTTCTCTGTCGGTCCAAGATCGCTAAAAACTTTACTTGATACGTGTTCCTTCATAAGAAATATCACATTCGCAAGTACGGCTATTATTAGTTCGCAAATCAAACAATACAATAATAGGAAGTAAGAAATAAATACCAGAGTTTGGCGCTTTTTCATCATTGTGAAGTATGATGGGTTCTCATAAGTAGTGAGTATATCGAAGACTGCTTCAGGAGGTAATCCTATTGTAAATTTCATGTTCAAATGGTAAAGATCCTTTTCGTTTGTCACCTTCAAACATAAAAGatataagaaatttgtttagaatttatttttttatctagttCCACCAATTTTGACAGGAAGTTCCCATAGTTTTCATTTCATGTAACTATAATCAATATTAAGAAATCAATTCGTTTATTTTAAGGATTCCCGTAGACCacctaaccaaaaaaaaaaaaaaagaaatctcaTAGACCATAGTAATCAACTAATCATAATCATCAGCATTTTAGgtattttcaaaaatctatatcattttatttgcAGCTTCTAGAAATTTACACAAACAAATGATTAGATCACTCATCATCGTGCTTGTATTTTAAGTCGTCAACGTAACGGGCTTTCACAATAAACTAGGATTTAACCCGCGGTTTACCGCGGGCaatcggtttatttggttcttatactaaatatttgaatgaatttgatatcttaaatttataaatataaactttttaatcaaacataactaaataataattgggatttttttggttgttatttAGTGATAAGAGAAATGTGTTAAAATGTGTTTAAAAATGTGTATGTAATTTTAgtgaaagtaaaatatttacaaaaatgtaagattCACAAAATTGgtataaaattgtttatgattataagtgtttttttaactatttgaCAGGTTATACACTTTTTTGGCAAAATAAAGACtatattaattatgttatttataattatatgtctttaaagtaaagataaaaaaataacattatttcacttatttttgttgaacggtttagattgaagggaattaattttattgaacggtttagattcAATCAgatcatataaagtttagaagattgttaagaccaaattacccttaatgattttgaataccacagaacaaaatccaaaattaaaatcaaaattgaggccaaattagacaaaatttcaatttgtacttcccttttaataataagggGATAATTGACTctcttaacaacaaaaaaataaaagaaattattctGAATCAAAGATTTTATTGTCATGGTAGTAAGAAATAAACGTTCAGATGGAggcttctttatttttttctatttattatatatttatattgtgtCTTGTGTTTATTGCTGTTAGTACAAAATTAACGGCATTTCCAATTATGTTAACGTCTGTAAAATCGAGAATGTAAGTTACAAGCACTATGATGAGTCTGAAAAACGCATGTgttcttataaaataaaaagtaaaaattaatattatgcATTTCACAATAATATGGCCACACCACATGTTTTTCATGGATCAACCGTAACGCCAGGTTAAGAAATGAGAATTTCTCGTTGGTTTGTGATCTTACCTTAACTTTAGGAGGATAATCATACCATGGAGATTTCTTATCTGAAGCTCTCCAAAGTTTTAATTGCTTCTTTAATTCTTCTCTGTTCTCTGGATAAGTCTCAGACACTGACTTAGTTTTAACATTCCTAGATCTCTTGGACTCGacctacaacaacaaatagaaacataactttaaatattgatttgtCCTCCTAGGGTCCTCTGGTTGATGGAAATAAAACTGACCTCTGGAGGCTGTTGTGTGTTCTGATTGATCAAGCCAGGGAATATACCCATTTCTCTCTGAAAATGTAGTCTACAAATGATGCTTACCTGATAAAAACAAGAGCAAACGAATAACCAAAGCTTGTATATGTGAGGAATATTGTAATATAAAGTTGTTATAGATTGAGATAATGTACTAGCTGAGGAGGTAATGGTGGAGGAGTAGTGTACGTATACAGCGAAACAAGAAGTGAGCAGCATGATTTTAGTGAGTTCTTGACGTCGAGCTAAGACCTACCTAAAGAAAGAGGAGAATAAAGGTATTACCTCGTGAGCAGTCTGCTGTTCTAACTtgtaaaatcataaaacttttCCCATTTTTCACAGCACGAAACAAAAATCCCTTGATCGATTTGACAgattttaacagaaaatttctctgttttcatcaGTAAAGTTTGTCTATTAGTTTTGCATGTAGAGCTCCGACCAAAATACTACTGTGAGTTGATGTTTTAAAGTCAAAACCCTTTATCTAATTCGATGGTAAGCACTTACGAACATGTAATTTCGGAATCAATATTTGATGTAAAATAACATGACATAATATaatgttgttgacaaaaatatatatatgtatacagtCGCTATTACAGAATGAATGTAGAGCTAAGaattacaaataataatattaaccaATAGAATCGGTTATTGTATTGTTGTTTGGTACAATGTAAACCGGTTACTAAACCGGAATACTCTACTATATAAAGAGTGTTTCATGTAACAGAACAATTTAAGAAGaataacaaacttttttcatcttcttcatttcttctgAATTCGTTCATCaactattaaataattgaGATGTTTATCCTGAAAATGCAAAATCCAATTAACGGTGAGTCTAGAGGTCAAAATCTACCGATAACTCACTAACTAAAGAACTCATTGAGGTTTCCATACCTTTCCAGcttcagaagaagaattcgGATATGGGATATCATCTTTTAAATCATTAAGAGGGATATAGAGAAGTTTCTTACCGTAAGATCTTTTTGGTTGTCTTCGACAATTAGACTTGTTGGGAGAGCtccagaaaacaaaaggaattTCCAGGATACAACTTTCTCTACCTCCGCAATCCGCCTCGGTCCATCCTTCATCAAaagttttcttgatttgcttTCCTTCATAAGAAAAATCACACTCTTAAGTACTTGCAATATTGTATTCTTCTTGACTCTTCGGCTCCATTTGCTTGCACAAACGTTTTGAATATATGTATAGTCGCTCCACTTTATAGCAACCCTCCAACAACTTCATgaacatcatcttctctttcttatattttgCCTTTCCATAATAAGCAAGATAAAACCTATGTTCAGTTTCACCAAtggaaaatatttattcattGTTGTAAGGGATAAGTCATATAGAGAAACTTGTTACTGTAAGATTTTGTTAGCTGATTAGGTACGGTTTTACCTTTACCTTAGGAATTAAGGGGATCATACAAGAGAAAAACTAACTTTGTATATATTGATTGTATGTTCgtaaaatgaaatttcttttttcaaaaatttacatttttgagGTTTAGTATTCCACTATTCGGATTAAAAATATAGCATTTAGGTTTAATACTACTACCAAAATAGTAGAAGTGGTAGATGACAGATTTGGGGGTTTCAAGCGTCTCGGAACATGATACTTGCATTTTGAATCAATATGAGCAGATTTTTGGTGGTTTTGATGGTGATCCCACGAATGTACCAAGAAAGTGGTGGtagattaagaagaaaataaggtTGGAAGTATTGGTCCATTGTCACTTTCGATGCAACCTTTCCTTCTCCGCCGCTACATCTTTTGTATTCTTCTCGACTCTTCGGCTTTCTGTCCTTGCACAAGCGTTCTGAATCTACGTATAGTGGCTCTATTTTCCATTTACcctcaaaatatttcataaacttcattttctctttcatatATCTTCCCTATCCATAAGCAAGAGACATCAAACTTATAATTAGTTTCCctaatatgaaacaaaaaagttattgATTAGTTTGAGAGATATAGGGAAGCTActctaaagtttttttggttttcatcaACAATTAGAGTAAATGGAAAAGCTCCACACCACCAAAGAACGTCCCAGGTCAGAGCTTTCTCCAACCGCGCGCTCTGCCTCGGTCCATCTTTCATCAAAAcctttcttgatttgttttcctaattcatcagaaaaaaatatcacacTCTCAAATATTTCTGTCATTAATACCACATTTGAATCATAAAAAtgtaaagagaaaaaccaaaagttCGCGCCCAGTCTCGTTGTCGATCCTGAAGAATGGAAAGTCGTTCGGATTAGCGAACAAATCATAGACCCCTTCCGGAGGCAATCCTACTGTCAACTCTATGTGCATGTGGCAAAGACCCTTTTTTGTTGTCACCttcaaacatgaaaatataagaaatctttcatatttttttttttcttaattcttctACAAATTCcttttaagagaataaattCTTAAGTCTTACCTTGACCTTAGGAGGAGCATCATAccatggtttcttcttctctgcagCTCTCCAAAGTTTTCCTTGCTTCTTAGCCTCAGCTTTGTCATAATAAAATGCCCGTTTATTAGTATCATTCTCTGTCGCTGAATTAGAGTCAACATTCTCAGATCTCTTGGACTCAtcctacaacaacaaacataaccataatatatttattattatcattctCAGcttctatatttatttaaccaataatatcttttattttttgacatcaAATGAAATTTACCTTAAGAGGCTGTTGTTGTAGGTTCTGGTTGATCCAGCCAACAAATCTTCGAAATACACTCATTTCTCTTGAAAATTTAGTCCAAACAATAATTACCTGatgaaagaaggagaaaatgaCGATATAAGCTTGTATATGTTATGCTTTGAGGTATCTTAGACAAAAAGCTTGATTCAGAGTTaaccaattttcaaaattaaattcagAGAATAGTGTACGTTAGGTTTACGTACACAAGAACAGAGAAATAGGCAGCTCAATTCTCATGAGTTCTTAACGTATAGGTGAGAGCTACTTCAAGTAAAGGAGATCGAAGTTATTATCTGTTTGATTTCTATAGATAGGTCAAgcaaaatttgtataaaaGGATGCAGTTTCTATATGATTTTGCAGTAAGGTACTTTTACACAAACAATAGATTCATTTATACACTTTGTGAAACTTGTAAAGAGCCCTCTTATGGTTTTTAGCTGTTCACTGACTTTACATTCGTGTATCTGATTTAGATGAATGATGCCTCTGTAAAAGAATGGATAATGGTGATTTAGATCcaccaaattcaaaaaaacaatatatggAATATTCACAAACGGAGTGCCTCTCTTTAAAGATGGAGCACAAAGCAGATTCTGCTTTTAAGGGTCACTGCTCCTCGTCAAGCGGTTGATCTGTTCTTCTAGCTGCAACCAAGTTTGCAACCAAGTTAAGAATATTCATGATGATCTACTAGAAGGAGAAGATGTGTGAGTGTGGCTCTCTTTTACAAACCTGagcattttctgttttgtgtttctcaacctcttcttcaagatTCTTAACGCTGTAGCATTTGAAACCAATGAAACAATCAAGCATTTTTCTCACGTTCCTTCTTTAAGAGATTTAAAGCTTGTGGAATTTATCATTACCTCTGCTGCAAAACGTGAACCTCAGACAATAGATCTGTCTCTGTTGTTGATATCTGTGAATTCAGAACTTTTGGCTCTTAGTTCTCGGCCTCTCTCTATGCATATGTCACTAGCAAAGTATGAGAAGCAAACCCAACCTGCCCAACTTCTGTATTGCCAATCGGAATTCTGATTTCTGTACAAAAATCAAGATCAGGTCATGGAACTTGTAACATAGAGAAGATGCAAATTCTAGTGATAGAACAGCAAACTTACCAGCAGTTGGATCACAGAGTTGCATTAAACCGATTAACCTTTTCTGCCAAGCAAAGAGAAATAGTGTGAAACTACCAGGAGATGGAAACCCAAACGATATTCATGAGTGAAATATCAACAAGAAACGTTGGCAAACCCTTTGGATATCATTCTGGATCAGGATATTCTGTACGATTGGGAGGACTTGAGCAGTATCACAAGAAACAGGGTTCACAAGAATAGCAGGTTCCGTCAGCAGCGCTTCAACATTTTCCTGTATATAAGAGGGATTGAGGATTGTGCAAAGAGAAATTGTGTGAAACTACCAGGAGATGGAAACCCAAACGATATTCATGAGTGAAATATCAACAAGAAACGTTTTTAAATGGCAATAACCCTTTGGATATCATTTTGGATCAGGATATTCTGTAAGATTGGGAGGACTTGAGCAGTATCACAAGAAACAGGGTTCACAAGACTAGCAGGTTCCATCAGCAGCGCTTCAACATTTTCCTGTATATCAGAGGGATTGAGGATTGCAATAAGAGTCAGAAGTTGAAGGATCATAGAAAGTTATTTTCTACTAATCCAGATTACCGGgtcatttatttaaaataacaataacTGAGTTGATTATGGCTTAGTTATACTAAAATGgtttgaaagaaaagttatCTTTGTATGTCCAGACGTATACCTGAGATACTTTCTCCTTGTTACCATCTACACCTTTAACCAACTTGGCCTTTTCCTCCTGCAGTGTTGCCAAGGTTCAATCACACAGTCCAAAGCAATGGTGATACCAACAACAGAGAAGGAAAGTTTTCATCTAACCTTCAGCTTTCTATAACGCTCACCAAGCGGAGAGAGGCCATCAAGAAATGTACTAGCCAAGTATTCAGTAGAAAGAGTTTGCTGTAAGAACGGATATTCCAGTAGTTGTGAAGCGGTCGGACGTTTTTCTGGATCTTCTATCAAGCAAGCTGCGACCAACTCTCTAAAAGACTGCAACAATATATAGTATCTTTCTTAATGAGTGAAAGATGAAATCAACATTTCTCAGGTGTAATCATT
This sequence is a window from Arabidopsis thaliana chromosome 1 sequence. Protein-coding genes within it:
- a CDS encoding uncharacterized protein (unknown protein; Has 1 Blast hits to 1 proteins in 1 species: Archae - 0; Bacteria - 0; Metazoa - 0; Fungi - 0; Plants - 1; Viruses - 0; Other Eukaryotes - 0 (source: NCBI BLink).), with the translated sequence MRGEAFIDHSNSPLHPLKRNGKKERTRS
- a CDS encoding hypothetical protein (Domain of unknown function DUF220) (Domain of unknown function DUF220; CONTAINS InterPro DOMAIN/s: Protein of unknown function DUF220 (InterPro:IPR003863); BEST Arabidopsis thaliana protein match is: unknown protein (TAIR:AT1G23640.1); Has 149 Blast hits to 134 proteins in 12 species: Archae - 0; Bacteria - 0; Metazoa - 0; Fungi - 0; Plants - 149; Viruses - 0; Other Eukaryotes - 0 (source: NCBI BLink).) yields the protein MSVLPGFGSWINQNVEEPPEAESKSPKSEAVWAVDTKYYDLDEVRREGEIWRAAEEKHPWYDAPAKVKVTTKNGLCHMNIEFKLGLPPEGVYEMFTNPNNYPVFKKDKAGRQRLENKSRKVLKKNGPRQTTEMEKDLYWNFLFISRAIPIHLVIDENHKNLTAKYRTKNMMFLKVLEGSWKVVPDFVDQERLCKSRLPKSREEYKRCSGGQGKVGSKVTMEQIFKPSPLLNLPPVSWIIRGITIKTTKILLEDIRKAGTTLRTV
- a CDS encoding OBP32pep protein, putative (DUF220) (Domain of unknown function (DUF220); CONTAINS InterPro DOMAIN/s: Protein of unknown function DUF220 (InterPro:IPR003863); BEST Arabidopsis thaliana protein match is: Domain of unknown function DUF220 (TAIR:AT1G23600.2); Has 138 Blast hits to 122 proteins in 10 species: Archae - 0; Bacteria - 0; Metazoa - 0; Fungi - 0; Plants - 138; Viruses - 0; Other Eukaryotes - 0 (source: NCBI BLink).) produces the protein MGIFPGLINQNTQQPPEVESKRSRNVKTKSVSETYPENREELKKQLKLWRASDKKSPWYDYPPKVKEHVSSKVFSDLGPTEKHVRVEKAAPWRFLWWSGSIPVHLTFNESRKDFSTLYMIPKKNVMFMKTFYGKWQIEPWYVDNMRFCKPRLPKNREEYRQCTGGKGLIGSRVTLDQYFQPSSYLNLPPLSWYIRRATVKTTKALIEDLQIQAAVIRSV
- a CDS encoding OBP32pep protein, putative (DUF220) (Domain of unknown function (DUF220); CONTAINS InterPro DOMAIN/s: Protein of unknown function DUF220 (InterPro:IPR003863); BEST Arabidopsis thaliana protein match is: Domain of unknown function (DUF220) (TAIR:AT1G23520.1); Has 35333 Blast hits to 34131 proteins in 2444 species: Archae - 798; Bacteria - 22429; Metazoa - 974; Fungi - 991; Plants - 531; Viruses - 0; Other Eukaryotes - 9610 (source: NCBI BLink).), translating into MGIFPGLINQNTQQPPEVESKRSRNVKTKSVSETYPENREELKKQLKLWRASDKKSPWYDYPPKVKVTNEKDLYHLNMKFTIGLPPEAVFDILTTYENPSYFTMMKKRQTLEHVSSKVFSDLGPTEKHVRVEKAAPWRFLWWSGSIPVHLTFNESRKDFSTLYMIPKKNVMFMKTFYGKWQIEPWYVDNMRFCKPRLPKNREEYRQCTGGKGLIGSRVTLDQYFQPSSYLNLPPLSWYIRRATVKTTKALIEDLQIQAAVIRSV
- a CDS encoding hypothetical protein (DUF220) (Domain of unknown function (DUF220); CONTAINS InterPro DOMAIN/s: Protein of unknown function DUF220 (InterPro:IPR003863); BEST Arabidopsis thaliana protein match is: Domain of unknown function DUF220 (TAIR:AT1G23600.2); Has 82 Blast hits to 71 proteins in 2 species: Archae - 0; Bacteria - 0; Metazoa - 0; Fungi - 0; Plants - 82; Viruses - 0; Other Eukaryotes - 0 (source: NCBI BLink).); amino-acid sequence: MNKYFPLAKYKKEKMMFMKLLEGCYKVERLYIYSKRLCKQMEPKSQEEYNIARKQIKKTFDEGWTEADCGGRESCILEIPFVFWSSPNKSNCRRQPKRSYGKKLLYIPLNDLKDDIPYPNSSSEAGKVWKPQ
- a CDS encoding hypothetical protein (Domain of unknown function DUF220) (Domain of unknown function DUF220; CONTAINS InterPro DOMAIN/s: Protein of unknown function DUF220 (InterPro:IPR003863); BEST Arabidopsis thaliana protein match is: Domain of unknown function DUF220 (TAIR:AT1G23600.1); Has 139 Blast hits to 124 proteins in 10 species: Archae - 0; Bacteria - 0; Metazoa - 0; Fungi - 0; Plants - 139; Viruses - 0; Other Eukaryotes - 0 (source: NCBI BLink).); protein product: MSVFRRFVGWINQNLQQQPLKDESKRSENVDSNSATENDTNKRAFYYDKAEAKKQGKLWRAAEKKKPWYDAPPKVKVTTKKGLCHMHIELTVGLPPEGVYDLFANPNDFPFFRIDNETGRELLENKSRKVLMKDGPRQSARLEKALTWDVLWWCGAFPFTLIVDENQKNFRGRYMKEKMKFMKYFEGKWKIEPLYVDSERLCKDRKPKSREEYKRCSGGEGKVASKVTMDQYFQPYFLLNLPPLSWYIRGITIKTTKNLLILIQNASIMFRDA
- a CDS encoding hypothetical protein (Domain of unknown function DUF220) (Domain of unknown function DUF220; FUNCTIONS IN: molecular_function unknown; INVOLVED IN: biological_process unknown; EXPRESSED IN: petal, leaf whorl, sepal, flower; EXPRESSED DURING: 4 anthesis, petal differentiation and expansion stage; CONTAINS InterPro DOMAIN/s: Protein of unknown function DUF220 (InterPro:IPR003863); BEST Arabidopsis thaliana protein match is: Domain of unknown function DUF220 (TAIR:AT1G23600.1).) is translated as MSVFRRFVGWINQNLQQQPLKDESKRSENVDSNSATENDTNKRAFYYDKAEAKKQGKLWRAAEKKKPWYDAPPKVKVTTKKGLCHMHIELTVGLPPEGVYDLFANPNDFPFFRIDNETGRELLGRYMKEKMKFMKYFEGKWKIEPLYVDSERLCKDRKPKSREEYKRCSGGEGKVASKVTMDQYFQPYFLLNLPPLSWYIRGITIKTTKNLLILIQNASIMFRDA
- a CDS encoding hypothetical protein (Domain of unknown function DUF220) (Domain of unknown function DUF220; FUNCTIONS IN: molecular_function unknown; INVOLVED IN: biological_process unknown; EXPRESSED IN: petal, leaf whorl, sepal, flower; EXPRESSED DURING: 4 anthesis, petal differentiation and expansion stage; CONTAINS InterPro DOMAIN/s: Protein of unknown function DUF220 (InterPro:IPR003863); BEST Arabidopsis thaliana protein match is: Domain of unknown function DUF220 (TAIR:AT1G23600.1); Has 139 Blast hits to 124 proteins in 10 species: Archae - 0; Bacteria - 0; Metazoa - 0; Fungi - 0; Plants - 139; Viruses - 0; Other Eukaryotes - 0 (source: NCBI BLink).), producing MSVFRRFVGWINQNLQQQPLKDESKRSENVDSNSATENDTNKRAFYYDKAEAKKQGKLWRAAEKKKPWYDAPPKVKGLCHMHIELTVGLPPEGVYDLFANPNDFPFFRIDNETGRELLENKSRKVLMKDGPRQSARLEKALTWDVLWWCGAFPFTLIVDENQKNFRGRYMKEKMKFMKYFEGKWKIEPLYVDSERLCKDRKPKSREEYKRCSGGEGKVASKVTMDQYFQPYFLLNLPPLSWYIRGITIKTTKNLLILIQNASIMFRDA